The proteins below are encoded in one region of Cytophagia bacterium CHB2:
- a CDS encoding NlpC/P60 family protein: MPPRAKRSPAFWYAMLIALVYMAGCKRLEKDLPPAVTDAVKAVQQQHCPDRRLCVFDIEVVMLGANLKLQGELSDSTAIAELVGAVKKAAPNFKVEEEIRLLPDATLGNRRFGLVRPAVANLRSKPAHAAELAHQLLMGSMVSLLKKEGNWYYLQTEDGYLGWLPEGSFRMASLNGIDEWLASDLVAYNRLDGLVREEANAAALPVTAVVLGCTMRRLEVVEQKSGDARTKWVKVRLPDRREGFIEFDAVTERDKVFPAAPGTAEDVVTTAKKFLGVPYLWGGASVNGFDCSGFTQLVFRLHGVALLRDASQQARQGEAIEAGRNFENLEPADLLFFGEQEGKITHVAISLGGARFIHASDFVQMNSLDQNDADYVDYRRQTFQFAKRMTALKPSPASSGSD, translated from the coding sequence ATGCCGCCACGTGCAAAACGATCGCCGGCTTTTTGGTACGCGATGCTCATCGCGTTGGTATACATGGCCGGCTGCAAGCGTCTCGAAAAAGATTTGCCGCCGGCCGTCACCGACGCCGTCAAAGCCGTGCAGCAACAGCATTGTCCGGACCGCCGCCTCTGCGTCTTCGATATTGAAGTCGTTATGCTTGGCGCCAATCTCAAACTGCAAGGTGAGCTTTCAGATTCCACCGCGATTGCCGAGCTGGTCGGCGCTGTCAAAAAAGCGGCGCCCAATTTCAAAGTTGAAGAAGAAATTCGCCTGCTGCCGGACGCAACGCTTGGAAACCGGCGATTTGGCCTAGTGCGCCCCGCCGTGGCCAATCTGCGCAGCAAGCCGGCGCATGCCGCGGAATTGGCGCATCAACTCTTGATGGGAAGCATGGTATCATTGCTCAAAAAAGAAGGCAACTGGTACTACCTCCAAACAGAAGATGGTTATCTCGGCTGGCTGCCGGAAGGCTCGTTCAGAATGGCGAGTCTGAACGGCATTGATGAATGGCTGGCCTCAGACCTGGTGGCGTATAATCGTTTGGATGGCCTGGTGCGCGAGGAAGCCAACGCGGCTGCGCTTCCGGTTACTGCCGTGGTGTTGGGCTGCACCATGCGGCGGCTCGAGGTGGTTGAACAAAAATCCGGAGATGCCAGGACGAAATGGGTCAAAGTGCGTTTGCCTGATCGCCGGGAGGGCTTTATTGAATTCGACGCTGTTACCGAGCGGGACAAAGTCTTCCCGGCTGCGCCCGGAACCGCCGAGGACGTTGTGACGACGGCAAAAAAATTTCTCGGCGTTCCTTATCTTTGGGGCGGCGCTTCCGTGAACGGTTTCGATTGCTCGGGCTTCACGCAGCTTGTGTTCCGCTTGCACGGAGTGGCCTTGCTGCGCGATGCCAGCCAGCAAGCGCGTCAGGGCGAGGCCATCGAGGCCGGCAGGAATTTTGAGAATCTCGAACCTGCGGATTTGTTATTCTTCGGCGAACAAGAGGGCAAAATCACGCACGTTGCCATTTCGCTCGGCGGCGCGCGCTTCATTCATGCTTCGGATTTTGTGCAAATGAACAGCCTTGATCAAAATGACGCGGACTATGTCGATTATCGCCGGCAAACGTTTCAATTTGCCAAGCGCATGACGGCCTTGAAGCCTTCGCCAGCGTCCTCGGGAAGCGATTGA